The sequence CAGCTCTGGAATGTCCTCAGGGGCGAGATGAGCCTGGTCGGGCCGCGGCCGCCCCTGGCCGGCGAGGTCGCCATGTACGAGGAGTGGCAGCTCGACCGCCTCGAGGTCCGGCCCGGCATCACCGGCCTGTGGCAGGTCAGCGGGCGCAGCGAGCTCTCCTTCGAGGACTACGTGCGGCTCGACCTGTTCTACGTCGAGAACTGGTCGATCGCCTACGACCTGTTCATCCTGTCCAAGACCGTCCCGCTCCTGGTCTCGACCAGGGGCGCGTACTGAGGCCGCCATGCGCGCCCTCCTCGTCTGCTCCTCCGGCGGCCACCTCATCCAGCTCCACAACCTCAAGCCATGGTGGGAACGGCACGATCGTCTATGGGTGACCTTCGAGAAGCTGGACAGCACCTCGCTGCTCGCCGGTGAGCAGGTCGCCTGGGCCTACCACCCGACGACCCGCAACCTGGCCAACCTGCTCCGCAACACCCGCCTGGCCTGGAAGCTGCTGCGCTCCTACCGGCCCGACGTGGTCGTGTCCAGCGGCGCCGGGGTCGCCTTCCCGTTCTTCCTGCTGGCCAAGCTGCTCGGCAAGCGGACGGTGTACGTCGAGGTCTACGACCGGATCGACTCGCCGACCATGACCGGCCGGCTCTGCTACCCCTTCAGCGACCTGTTCCTGCTCCAGTGGGAGGAGCAGCGCCGCAACTACCCAAAGGGCAAAGTCATCGGGAGCCTGCTGTGACCAACAGGGAGCAGCCGCTGCTGCTGGTCACCGTCGGCACCGACCACCACCCGTTCGACCG is a genomic window of Actinomycetota bacterium containing:
- the pssD gene encoding PssD/Cps14F family polysaccharide biosynthesis glycosyltransferase, whose protein sequence is MRALLVCSSGGHLIQLHNLKPWWERHDRLWVTFEKLDSTSLLAGEQVAWAYHPTTRNLANLLRNTRLAWKLLRSYRPDVVVSSGAGVAFPFFLLAKLLGKRTVYVEVYDRIDSPTMTGRLCYPFSDLFLLQWEEQRRNYPKGKVIGSLL